The Niveibacterium umoris genome includes the window CGCGGCGTCAAAGCTCGGGTCTGCGGGCGCGCGATCGCGCCGCACCAGGAGCCGAACGTCCTGCTGCAAGGTGGGCACCCAGTACATCGGCGGCGCCACCGGGCCGTCGAGCGACGTAAAGCCTTTCACCGAGACCTGGCCCTTGGTGCTCATCACTCGGATGCGCTCCACCGGGTAGTCCGCCGCCTCGATGACGCAGCCGCTTCGGCGTGCAAGCTCCCGCATCTCGTCGATCATGTATCCGGCGAGATTGCCTTGGGCGTCGCGGTAGGCTGCGTAGCCCAGGTGTGTGATCGGCATCTCGTAACGGCCGGCGCAGGCCGCCTCAGCCGCGCCGGTGATTGCGGTCAGGAGGGTCAGCGCGGAGCGGGGAAACCATGGGTTCACATCAGCATTTGCGGTCGCGCGCGCGCCGACTTGAGCCTGTCGGCTGCAAGCTATCCACCCGATCGGGTTTTCGGCCCAGCGGGTCGTCACACGCCAGATTGCTGCAGCGACTGCCGCACCGCTGGCGCGGGCTGCGCGCAAGCGCTGGATGCCGACAGTCGCGAGGCTGCAGTCCAATGCTCGGTCGTGTTGGGGCGGATTCGCTGCCCGGCGCTGATAAAGTGAGCAATTCAGCGATCCACCACGAGCGGATTGTTTTCAAGGGAGAGCACGCAATGAACCGACGACGTTTTCTGGCCCGGTCAGGTTGTGGCATGTTTGCTGCGGCGTGGCTCGGCATCGCCCTTGCAGTCAGCCCGGTGGTGATCGACGTGCGCACGCCGGAAGAATTCGCCACCGGCCATGTCGAGGGGGCGTTGAACCTGCCGCATGACCAGGTCGCCACAAAGATCACGGCGCTGGTGCCGAGCAAGGACGCCCCGGTGGTGCTCTATTGCCGCAGCGGGCGTCGCGCCGACATCGCGCTCAAGACGATGCGGGAAATGGGTTACACCAAGGTCGAGAACTACGGCGGGTTCGAAGACGCCAAGGCGAGACTGTCAAAGCCCTGATCGCGGCCGCCCCGGCCAGTTCGCGGTCGTAGCGCGCACCGCACAGCGGGGGCGAGTCACCGAGAGCAGCGACTGGAAGGTTTGGGTAATCTGCAGCGCCATCCGCGCGCCTTGGGGCGAATCGACCGAGGCGATCTCTCCCGACGCGTCGTAGCGCACGCGGATCAGCCCCACGCCGACCAGTTCGATGCGAACCGGCTTGCCTGAGCGGTTGTAGTCGAAGCGCATGAGCTGCGCGGGGCGGCCGTCGGACAGCATGCGCAGCGTGCGGATCTGCTTTTTTCCGTCGTAGTCGAGCTGGAAGTGCGCGCCTTCCGAATTGCTGACCTCCGTCAGTTCGCCGTGCGCGTCGTAGTGGAATTGCGTCAGCACGCTGCCCTCGCGCACCAGCAACGCCTTGCCGTTGTCAGGATGGGTGATCAACTCATCGGCGGGCTGGCATGGCGCCGCGCACGGCGACAGACCGGGCAGTCTGTCTTCGGCGTCCCCGGCATGCACTGCCGGCGCCGATGTCAGCGCGGCGCAGAAGCAACTGAAAACGATCGATCGGATGACAACGCTGCGCATGATCTGCGCCCTCCTCGCAAAGTGATGGAATGCGAGGGATAGGACGCAGCGGGTGGCGTGTTGTCAGGAAGCCGCCGCGCGGACAGCGAGTCGCGTTTCACGGACGCTTGAACGTAAGCAGCGACATCGAGTGCGGGGCGAGATGGAGCACCGGCCCCGGCGCCATCGATGCGGGCGGCGCCTCCTGATCCACCGTGTCGGCAACGAATTGCCGGCCATCCAGCACCGACCAGCCCCCCGCATCCACAGCGATGTCGCGCGGCGCCTCGGCGCTGTTGAGGATCAGCACACGCAAGGTTTCGCCTTCGCGCGCCGCATGGGCCCACACCTGAGCATCGGCGCTGCGCGTGGCG containing:
- a CDS encoding rhodanese-like domain-containing protein translates to MNRRRFLARSGCGMFAAAWLGIALAVSPVVIDVRTPEEFATGHVEGALNLPHDQVATKITALVPSKDAPVVLYCRSGRRADIALKTMREMGYTKVENYGGFEDAKARLSKP